A single Brassica rapa cultivar Chiifu-401-42 chromosome A04, CAAS_Brap_v3.01, whole genome shotgun sequence DNA region contains:
- the LOC103865050 gene encoding nucleolin 1, translating to MDTYSRKRSAPKEPFDSEPAAKEKFNYISSRVRISVEGFSHGRPTDEIKSELINHFKSCGDLISVEVPTDPILESRAFVNYHGHLAKERALQLNGCDIGNWKALVKFAPREEDLDYQVSLRYHRSLYSDLANDKRFWYGIAVLGYDTSLPEDQVKSILTEHFSSCGLITHVFVCTPDECTNI from the exons GAACCGTTCGATAGTGAGCCTGCTGCTAAGGAAAAATTCAATTACATCAGTTCCAG GGTTAGGATATCTGTTGAAGGATTCAGCCATGGCCGACCTACGGATGAAATCAAGAGCGAACTGATTAATCACTTCAAATCATGTGGCGACCTCATTAGCGTTGAGGTTCCCACAGACCCTATTTTAGAAAG TCGTGCTTTTGTTAATTATCATGGACATCTCGCAAAAGAGAGAGCGTTGCAACTTAATGGATGTGACATTGGAAATTGGAAGGCCCTTGTTAAGTTTGCACCCCGGGAAGAAGACCTGGATTACCAGGTGTCATTACGTTATCATAGATCTCTGTATTCTGACCTAGCCAATGACAAAAGATT TTGGTATGGCATTGCCGTTTTGGGGTATGACACTTCCCTTCCTGAAGATCAAGTCAAGAGCATTTTGACAGAACATTTCTCTTCTTGTGGATTGATAACACATGTTTTCGTTTGTACTCCCGACGAGTGTACTAATATCTAG